In Carya illinoinensis cultivar Pawnee chromosome 10, C.illinoinensisPawnee_v1, whole genome shotgun sequence, one DNA window encodes the following:
- the LOC122279892 gene encoding GDSL esterase/lipase At5g45920, translating to MRPKIYLFGDSITEESFGDGGWGASLANHFSRSVDVVLRGYSGYNTRWAVKVLDKVFPAVEGGDGGDPLAVTVFFGANDACLPDRCSAFQHVPLEEYNHNLISIVSFLKKQWPRTQILLITPPPIDEDGRLRYPYTENPSGQPERTNEAAGAYAKTCVAVARECEIPAVDLWTKMQQFPDWEKACLRDGLHLTQNGNKIVFEEVITKLRDEGLSLEILPVDLPLLTDIDPNDPLKAFQK from the exons ATGAGGCCGAAGATTTATCTTTTCGGTGACTCGATCACTGAGGAGTCCTTTGGGGATGGAGGTTGGGGTGCATCTCTTGCCAACCATTTCTCTCGCTCG GTTGATGTGGTGCTAAGAGGGTACAGTGGATACAACACGAGGTGGGCCGTGAAGGTGCTGGACAAGGTTTTTCCTGCGGTGGAAGGCGGTGACGGTGGCGACCCATTAGCTGTGACGGTGTTCTTTGGCGCAAACGACGCTTGCCTGCCAGACAGATGCTCAGCCTTCCAACACGTGCCTCTCGAAGAATATAATCACAACCTCATCTCCATTGTTTCCTTTCTCAAG AAGCAATGGCCAAGGACTCAAATTCTTCTCATAACCCCTCCTCCAATTGATGAAGATGGGCGCCTACG ATATCCTTACACTGAGAATCCGTCGGGTCAGCCTGAGAGAACAAATGAAGCTGCTGGTGCTTATGCGAAAACATGTGTTGCTGTTGCTAGAGAATGTGAGATACCAGCGGTAGACCTCTGGACTAAAATGCAGCAGTTTCCTGACTGGGAAAAAGCTTGTCTGAG GGATGGTTTGCACCTCACTCAAAATGGAAACAAGATTGTGTTTGAGGAAGTGATCACGAAACTGAGAGATGAAGGCTTGAGTCTCGAAATTTTGCCAGTTGATCTCCCACTGCTAACTGATATTGACCCTAACGACCCCCTCAAGGCTTTCCAGAAGTAA